In Cupriavidus basilensis, one genomic interval encodes:
- the fabZ gene encoding 3-hydroxyacyl-ACP dehydratase FabZ, translating to MNAVDIDIRKILKLLPHRYPFLMVDRVLELEPQKRIKTLKNVTMNEPYFQGHFPGHPVMPGVMILEALAQSAGLLTFGEDVERKEDSLYYLVGIDGARFKQVVTPGDQLHMTVSVERYIRGIWKFKAFATVDDKVACEAELMCTVKQAD from the coding sequence ATGAACGCAGTCGATATCGACATCCGCAAGATCCTCAAGCTGCTGCCGCATCGTTACCCGTTCCTGATGGTAGACCGCGTGCTTGAACTGGAGCCGCAAAAGCGTATCAAAACGCTGAAGAATGTCACCATGAACGAACCGTACTTCCAGGGCCATTTCCCGGGGCATCCGGTGATGCCGGGCGTGATGATCCTCGAAGCGCTGGCGCAGTCGGCCGGCTTGCTGACCTTCGGAGAAGACGTAGAGCGCAAGGAAGACTCGCTGTATTACTTGGTCGGTATCGACGGCGCGCGCTTCAAGCAGGTCGTGACGCCGGGCGACCAGCTGCACATGACGGTATCTGTCGAGCGCTATATCCGCGGCATCTGGAAGTTCAAGGCATTTGCCACCGTCGACGACAAGGTGGCTTGTGAGGCTGAGTTGATGTGCACCGTCAAACAAGCTGACTAA
- a CDS encoding phosphatidate cytidylyltransferase — MLLTRVITAVCLLLLILPILFLAPPSALAGLVAVIVVLAGWEFGRLIGLRGVWPYVYAVACLVALIGWHDAADRQALTRLLQIGVACWGVAVVLLARGVRQASPSFTLLGAILGLFMLPAFGHATLILRELGIGVLLSVAVLVWAADIGAYFVGKAIGRRKLALTISPGKSWEGAIGGWLVVLLIALALAATQAYSPTWFSRMADHNGLAVVALLSTLLVVASVVGDLFESLLKRQVGMKDSSRLLPGHGGVLDRIDALLPVFPLAALLAIYL; from the coding sequence ATGCTTCTTACCCGTGTCATCACCGCCGTATGCCTGTTGCTGCTGATCCTGCCGATCCTGTTCCTGGCACCTCCGTCGGCCCTGGCTGGCCTAGTGGCGGTGATCGTCGTCCTGGCGGGCTGGGAATTTGGCCGCCTGATCGGGCTGCGCGGCGTCTGGCCCTATGTCTATGCGGTGGCCTGCCTGGTCGCCCTGATCGGCTGGCATGACGCCGCCGACCGCCAGGCGCTGACGCGCCTGCTGCAGATCGGCGTGGCCTGCTGGGGCGTCGCCGTGGTGCTGCTGGCGCGCGGCGTGCGCCAGGCGAGCCCGTCCTTTACCTTGCTGGGCGCCATTCTCGGCTTGTTCATGCTGCCGGCGTTCGGTCATGCCACCCTGATCCTGCGCGAGCTGGGCATCGGGGTGCTGCTGTCCGTAGCGGTCCTGGTCTGGGCTGCCGATATCGGCGCCTATTTCGTTGGCAAAGCTATCGGGCGGCGCAAGCTTGCCCTAACCATCAGCCCGGGCAAGTCCTGGGAGGGCGCCATCGGCGGCTGGCTGGTGGTGCTGCTGATCGCACTTGCGCTGGCCGCTACCCAAGCTTATTCCCCGACCTGGTTCTCTCGCATGGCCGACCATAACGGCCTGGCTGTGGTGGCGTTGCTGTCGACCCTGCTGGTGGTTGCCAGCGTGGTCGGCGATCTCTTCGAGTCGTTGCTCAAGCGCCAGGTCGGCATGAAGGACAGCAGCCGGCTGTTGCCCGGCCATGGCGGCGTGCTCGACCGGATCGACGCGCTGTTGCCCGTGTTTCCGCTGGCCGCCTTGCTAGCCATTTATCTTTGA
- the rseP gene encoding RIP metalloprotease RseP, translated as MQTVIAFVAALCILIYFHEMGHYLAARLCGVKVLRFSIGFGRPLVRWVSKGRDRTEWTIAAIPLGGYVKMLDERESDPGHDAPVDPADLPRAFNRQPVAKRFAIVAAGPLANFALAIVLYFVLFAGGMREAAPIVAAPPAGTPAAAAGLREGDRVLALQANGENEQVRSWNDLRMAVFAQGFGDASAVLHVRAADGAERDVKLPRLPNTGGNPEQDPLATLGLALKGGPVTITEVLPDSAAQRAGLRQGDRVVAWQGRPLTQAGELIRGVRAQPGAEVTLGIEREGRRLDVPVKLDVVPAAEGASAAAAATGKLGAALSQAVEMETVRYQPVEALSRAVGQVWSTSALSLKLLGKMLVGQASLQNLSGPLTVADYAGRAAHLGWQPFVGFLALVSVSLGVLNLLPIPVLDGGHLLYYCVEFLTGRPVPDHWQAVLQKVGIACVLLLTSLALFNDVSRLFLARG; from the coding sequence ATGCAAACCGTAATTGCTTTCGTCGCTGCCCTGTGCATCCTGATCTATTTTCATGAAATGGGTCACTACCTGGCCGCGCGCCTGTGCGGGGTCAAGGTGCTGCGCTTCTCGATCGGCTTCGGGCGGCCACTGGTGCGCTGGGTGTCCAAGGGGCGGGACCGTACCGAGTGGACCATTGCCGCGATTCCGCTCGGCGGCTACGTCAAGATGCTCGATGAGCGGGAGAGCGATCCGGGCCATGATGCACCGGTCGATCCCGCGGATCTGCCCCGCGCCTTCAACCGGCAACCGGTGGCCAAGCGCTTCGCGATCGTGGCAGCCGGGCCGCTGGCCAACTTCGCCCTGGCCATCGTGCTGTATTTCGTGCTGTTCGCCGGCGGCATGCGCGAGGCCGCGCCCATCGTTGCGGCGCCGCCTGCCGGCACCCCAGCCGCTGCGGCGGGCTTGCGCGAGGGCGACCGCGTGCTGGCGCTGCAGGCCAACGGCGAGAACGAGCAGGTGCGATCCTGGAACGACCTGCGCATGGCCGTGTTCGCCCAGGGCTTTGGCGACGCCAGCGCGGTGTTGCACGTGCGCGCCGCCGATGGCGCCGAGCGCGATGTGAAGCTGCCGCGGCTGCCGAATACCGGCGGCAATCCCGAACAAGACCCGCTTGCCACGCTGGGCCTTGCCCTCAAGGGCGGGCCGGTGACGATCACCGAAGTCCTGCCGGACTCCGCCGCGCAACGCGCTGGCCTGCGCCAGGGCGATCGCGTGGTGGCTTGGCAAGGACGCCCGCTGACCCAGGCTGGCGAACTGATCCGCGGGGTCAGGGCGCAGCCCGGCGCCGAGGTCACGCTTGGCATCGAGCGGGAGGGCCGGCGCCTGGATGTGCCCGTGAAGCTCGATGTGGTCCCCGCGGCGGAGGGCGCCAGTGCGGCAGCCGCCGCCACCGGCAAGCTGGGCGCCGCGCTGAGCCAGGCGGTCGAGATGGAAACCGTGCGCTACCAGCCGGTCGAGGCGCTGAGCCGCGCGGTCGGCCAGGTCTGGAGCACCAGCGCGCTCTCGCTCAAGCTGCTCGGAAAGATGCTGGTGGGGCAGGCTTCGCTGCAGAACCTGAGCGGCCCGCTGACCGTGGCGGACTACGCGGGGCGCGCCGCCCACCTCGGATGGCAGCCCTTTGTCGGCTTCCTGGCGTTGGTCAGTGTTAGCCTCGGTGTATTGAATTTGTTACCTATTCCGGTATTGGATGGGGGGCATTTGCTGTATTATTGCGTTGAATTTTTGACTGGCAGGCCCGTACCAGACCACTGGCAGGCTGTGCTGCAGAAGGTCGGCATCGCCTGCGTCTTGCTCCTGACTTCGCTCGCCTTGTTCAACGATGTCAGCCGGCTGTTTTTAGCGCGCGGCTAG
- the ispC gene encoding 1-deoxy-D-xylulose-5-phosphate reductoisomerase, whose translation MRRITVLGATGSIGESTLDVVKRHPERYAVHALTAHRQVDKLAAQCREFRPAHAVVGTAQAASELQALLRADGIKTEVGYGEAALEAVAVDAAADSVMAAIVGAAGLRPTLAAARAGKRVLLANKEALVMSGRLFMDAVREHGATLLPIDSEHNAIFQCLPADDPRLSAGVSKILLTASGGPFRTRDPATLHDISPDEACAHPNWVMGRKISVDSATMMNKGLEVIEAHWLFAAPADRIEVLIHPQSIVHSMVSYADGSVLAQLGNPDMRTPIAYGLAYPERMHAGVSPLDLTRAGALTFETPDLARFPCLGLAFDALRAGGVAPAVLNAANEVAVEAFLQGRIRFTDIARIVAQVLAQASLGSVDTLEGVMDVDQDARRRAGALLESARSC comes from the coding sequence ATGCGTCGTATTACCGTCCTGGGTGCCACCGGCTCGATCGGGGAAAGTACGCTTGATGTGGTCAAGCGCCACCCCGAGCGCTATGCCGTCCATGCGCTGACGGCGCACCGGCAGGTCGACAAGCTGGCGGCGCAGTGCCGCGAGTTCCGCCCGGCGCACGCCGTGGTAGGCACCGCCCAGGCCGCGAGCGAGCTGCAGGCGCTGTTGCGCGCCGACGGCATCAAAACCGAGGTGGGCTATGGCGAAGCGGCCCTGGAAGCCGTGGCGGTCGATGCCGCAGCCGATTCGGTGATGGCCGCCATCGTCGGCGCCGCCGGGTTGCGTCCCACGCTGGCCGCGGCGCGGGCGGGCAAGCGCGTGCTGCTTGCCAACAAGGAAGCGCTGGTGATGTCGGGCCGGCTCTTCATGGATGCCGTGCGCGAGCACGGCGCCACGCTGCTGCCGATCGACAGCGAGCACAATGCCATTTTCCAGTGCCTGCCGGCGGACGATCCGCGCCTGAGCGCGGGCGTCTCCAAGATCCTGCTGACGGCTTCCGGCGGCCCGTTCCGGACCCGGGACCCGGCCACCTTGCACGATATTTCACCGGACGAGGCCTGCGCCCACCCGAACTGGGTGATGGGCCGCAAGATTTCGGTCGACTCCGCCACCATGATGAACAAGGGGTTGGAGGTGATCGAGGCGCACTGGCTGTTCGCCGCGCCGGCGGACCGCATCGAGGTGCTGATCCACCCGCAGAGCATCGTGCACTCGATGGTGTCCTATGCAGACGGCTCGGTGCTGGCCCAGCTCGGCAACCCCGACATGCGTACGCCGATCGCTTACGGGCTCGCCTATCCCGAGCGCATGCACGCGGGCGTTTCCCCGCTGGACCTTACCCGTGCCGGCGCGCTGACCTTCGAGACCCCAGACCTGGCGCGTTTTCCCTGCCTGGGCCTGGCGTTCGACGCCTTGCGGGCGGGCGGGGTGGCCCCGGCCGTCCTGAATGCCGCCAACGAGGTTGCCGTCGAGGCGTTCCTGCAAGGCCGGATCCGTTTTACGGACATCGCACGCATCGTGGCGCAGGTGTTGGCGCAGGCCTCGCTGGGCAGTGTTGACACGCTGGAAGGCGTGATGGACGTCGACCAGGATGCGCGCCGCCGCGCCGGCGCCTTGCTGGAAAGCGCGCGTTCGTGCTGA
- the frr gene encoding ribosome recycling factor → MSVADTKKSVEQKMQKTIEAFKADLAKIRTGRAHTGLLDHVQVDYYGSPVPISQVANVGLADSRTISVQPWEKKMVSAIEKAIRDADLGLNPSTMGETIRVPMPMLTEERRKELAKVVKGEAEGAKIAVRNLRRDANEQFKKLVKDKAISEDDERRGQDDVQKLTDKFVAEIDRMVAEKDKEIMTV, encoded by the coding sequence ATGAGCGTCGCCGACACCAAGAAGAGCGTCGAGCAGAAAATGCAAAAGACCATTGAAGCGTTCAAGGCCGACCTGGCCAAGATTCGCACTGGTCGTGCACACACAGGTCTGCTCGACCACGTGCAAGTGGATTACTACGGCTCCCCGGTGCCGATCAGCCAGGTGGCCAACGTCGGCCTGGCCGATTCGCGCACCATCAGCGTGCAGCCTTGGGAAAAGAAGATGGTCAGCGCCATCGAGAAGGCCATCCGCGACGCGGACCTGGGCCTGAACCCGTCGACCATGGGCGAGACCATCCGCGTGCCCATGCCCATGCTGACCGAAGAGCGCCGCAAGGAACTCGCCAAGGTCGTCAAGGGCGAGGCCGAGGGCGCCAAGATCGCCGTGCGCAACCTGCGCCGGGATGCCAACGAGCAGTTCAAGAAGCTGGTCAAGGACAAAGCCATTTCCGAGGACGATGAGCGCCGCGGCCAGGACGATGTCCAGAAGCTGACCGACAAGTTCGTTGCCGAGATCGACAGGATGGTCGCCGAGAAGGATAAGGAGATCATGACGGTGTGA
- the lpxD gene encoding UDP-3-O-(3-hydroxymyristoyl)glucosamine N-acyltransferase has product MQTPTLGQLATDTGAQVVGDPDLAVRGLAPLDQAGPDQLSFLSNPLYLPQALASGAGAVIVSAADLERIRAEGQADGRNWLVARNPYVCFARIAQGFDRRANTDRRTGIDPRASVAPDAVVPASCFIGPNVVIESGARLGERVRILANGFVGAGAQIGDDTLIYANVSVYHQCVVGMRCILHSGVVLGADGFGFAPDIGPAGVEYVKIPQTGRAVLGNDVEVGANTAIDRGAMADTVIEDGCKIDNQVQIAHNVRVGAHTVIAGCAAIAGSTKVGRFCVIGGSANFAGHLNIADRTTVSGGTSITKSISKPGGHFTSVFPVQPHGEWERTAATLRGLSKLRDRVIQLERRLQGQDAGKSIQHTEEKKS; this is encoded by the coding sequence ATGCAAACACCCACACTGGGTCAGCTCGCCACCGATACCGGCGCGCAGGTTGTGGGTGATCCCGACCTCGCCGTGCGCGGCCTCGCGCCGCTCGACCAAGCCGGCCCCGACCAGCTCTCGTTTCTCTCGAATCCCCTGTACCTGCCACAGGCGCTGGCCTCCGGCGCCGGCGCCGTGATCGTGTCCGCGGCTGACCTGGAGCGCATTCGCGCCGAAGGGCAGGCCGACGGCCGCAACTGGCTGGTGGCACGCAATCCCTACGTGTGCTTCGCACGTATTGCGCAGGGGTTCGATCGCCGCGCCAATACCGATCGCCGCACCGGCATCGACCCGCGCGCCAGCGTGGCGCCCGATGCCGTGGTGCCAGCGTCGTGCTTTATCGGCCCCAACGTGGTGATCGAGAGCGGGGCCCGGCTCGGCGAGCGGGTGCGTATCCTGGCCAACGGTTTTGTCGGCGCCGGGGCCCAGATTGGCGATGACACGCTGATCTACGCCAATGTCTCGGTGTATCACCAGTGCGTGGTGGGTATGAGGTGCATACTGCACAGCGGTGTGGTGCTGGGTGCGGATGGCTTCGGCTTTGCCCCGGACATCGGCCCGGCTGGCGTCGAATACGTCAAGATTCCCCAGACCGGCCGCGCCGTGCTTGGCAATGATGTCGAGGTCGGCGCCAATACCGCCATCGACCGCGGCGCCATGGCCGACACGGTCATCGAGGACGGCTGCAAGATCGACAACCAGGTACAGATCGCGCATAACGTGCGGGTGGGCGCGCATACTGTGATCGCGGGATGCGCGGCGATTGCCGGCAGTACCAAGGTCGGGCGCTTCTGCGTGATCGGGGGTTCGGCCAACTTTGCCGGCCACCTGAACATTGCCGATCGCACCACAGTGTCCGGTGGTACTTCGATCACTAAATCCATTTCCAAGCCCGGCGGGCATTTCACCAGCGTGTTCCCGGTCCAGCCGCATGGCGAGTGGGAACGCACCGCAGCCACCTTGCGAGGCCTGAGCAAATTGCGCGATCGCGTGATCCAGCTCGAGAGGCGCTTGCAAGGGCAGGACGCCGGCAAATCCATCCAGCATACCGAAGAGAAAAAATCATGA
- a CDS encoding isoprenyl transferase, with protein MHHISSTLSVPDSTYVPRHVAIIMDGNGRWATKRHLPRVAGHSRGLDAVRAVVEACAARGVQYLTLFAFSSENWRRPADEVSFLMRLFMTALRREVIKMHANNIRVRVVGDLSRFSPRIQQLIADAEARTDNNTGLTVTIAANYGGRWDLLQAMRKMLARSPMLDPESVDESMLAPHLAMAYAPEPDLFIRTGGEQRISNFLLWQLAYSELYFTDVFWPDFSAAELDKAFASYRQRERRFGRTSAQVVAPPGLSGTA; from the coding sequence ATGCATCACATCAGTTCCACGCTCAGCGTCCCCGACTCTACCTATGTGCCCCGCCACGTCGCCATCATCATGGATGGCAACGGCCGCTGGGCGACCAAGCGGCACCTGCCACGCGTAGCCGGCCACAGCCGTGGCCTGGATGCCGTCCGGGCCGTGGTGGAGGCCTGCGCCGCGCGTGGCGTGCAGTACCTGACCCTGTTCGCGTTCAGTTCCGAGAACTGGCGCCGCCCGGCGGACGAAGTCTCGTTCCTGATGCGGCTGTTCATGACCGCGCTGCGCCGTGAGGTGATCAAGATGCACGCCAACAATATCCGAGTGCGGGTGGTTGGCGACCTGAGCCGCTTCAGCCCGCGTATCCAGCAGTTGATCGCCGACGCCGAGGCCCGCACGGATAACAATACCGGCCTGACGGTGACCATCGCCGCCAATTACGGCGGCCGCTGGGACCTGCTCCAGGCCATGCGCAAGATGCTGGCGCGCTCGCCCATGCTCGATCCCGAGTCCGTTGACGAATCCATGCTCGCGCCGCACCTGGCCATGGCCTACGCGCCCGAGCCGGACCTGTTCATCCGCACCGGCGGCGAGCAGCGCATCAGCAATTTCCTGCTGTGGCAGCTGGCCTACTCCGAGCTCTATTTCACCGACGTGTTCTGGCCGGATTTCAGCGCTGCGGAGCTCGACAAGGCGTTTGCCTCGTACCGGCAGCGCGAGCGCCGCTTCGGCCGTACCAGCGCGCAAGTGGTCGCGCCACCCGGCCTTTCCGGCACCGCCTGA
- a CDS encoding OmpH family outer membrane protein — MKTTFPLIKSLTAAALTVGALLAAAPAMAQEARIAAVNSERILRDSVPAKQAQVKLEQEFSKRDRELQDMAQKIKGMADKLDKDTAVLADADRQRRQREVADLDREFQRKQREFREDLNQRRNEELAQVLERANRVIRQLAEQRKYDLIVQEAVYVNPRIDITDDVMKALNAGSK, encoded by the coding sequence ATGAAAACAACATTCCCACTGATCAAAAGCCTGACGGCGGCCGCGCTGACGGTTGGCGCGCTGCTGGCAGCCGCGCCCGCCATGGCGCAGGAAGCGCGCATCGCCGCGGTCAATTCCGAGCGTATACTGCGTGATTCGGTGCCTGCCAAGCAGGCCCAGGTCAAGCTGGAGCAGGAGTTCTCCAAGCGCGACCGTGAGTTGCAGGACATGGCCCAGAAGATCAAGGGCATGGCCGACAAGCTCGACAAGGACACCGCCGTGCTGGCCGATGCCGACCGCCAGCGCCGTCAGCGCGAAGTGGCCGATCTCGATCGCGAATTCCAGCGCAAGCAGCGTGAATTCCGCGAGGACCTGAACCAGCGCCGCAACGAGGAACTGGCCCAGGTGCTCGAGCGCGCCAACCGCGTGATCCGTCAGCTTGCGGAGCAGCGCAAGTATGATCTGATCGTGCAAGAGGCCGTGTACGTCAATCCTCGCATCGACATTACCGACGATGTGATGAAAGCGTTGAACGCCGGCAGCAAGTAA
- the lpxA gene encoding acyl-ACP--UDP-N-acetylglucosamine O-acyltransferase has product MTQIHPSALVDPKAELAADVTVGPFSIVGPNVRLGSGTQVGAHTTIEGHTTVGADNRIGPYASVGGTPQDMKYRNEPTRLVIGDRNTIREFTTIHTGTVQDRGVTSIGDDNWIMAYVHIAHDCQVGNHTVFSSNAQIAGHVQVGDWAILGGMSGVHQFVRIGAHAMLGGASALVQDLPPFVIAAGDKGGNKATPHGINVEGMRRRGFDAAQIAALRQAYKVLYKSDLSFEAARNEIAQLIAQAEGTATAALQDFLDFIAATQRGIVR; this is encoded by the coding sequence ATGACGCAAATCCATCCCAGCGCACTGGTTGACCCGAAGGCCGAGCTTGCAGCCGACGTGACCGTCGGGCCGTTTTCCATTGTGGGTCCCAACGTGCGCCTTGGCAGCGGCACCCAGGTGGGTGCGCATACCACCATCGAAGGGCATACCACCGTTGGCGCGGATAACCGCATCGGGCCTTATGCTTCGGTGGGCGGCACGCCGCAGGACATGAAGTACCGCAACGAGCCGACCCGGCTTGTGATCGGTGATCGCAATACCATTCGCGAATTCACCACCATCCACACCGGCACGGTGCAGGACCGGGGCGTGACCAGCATCGGCGACGACAACTGGATCATGGCCTACGTGCACATCGCGCATGATTGCCAGGTGGGCAACCACACGGTGTTCTCCAGCAACGCGCAGATCGCCGGCCACGTGCAGGTGGGCGACTGGGCCATTCTTGGCGGGATGAGCGGGGTGCACCAGTTCGTGCGCATCGGCGCGCACGCCATGCTGGGCGGCGCCTCGGCCCTGGTGCAGGACCTGCCGCCGTTCGTGATCGCCGCTGGCGACAAGGGCGGCAACAAGGCCACGCCGCACGGCATCAACGTGGAAGGCATGCGCCGCCGTGGCTTTGATGCCGCGCAGATCGCGGCCCTGCGCCAGGCTTACAAGGTACTGTACAAGTCAGACCTGAGCTTTGAAGCCGCCCGCAACGAGATCGCGCAACTGATTGCGCAGGCCGAAGGCACTGCCACGGCTGCGTTGCAGGATTTCCTCGACTTCATTGCCGCCACGCAGCGCGGCATTGTGCGCTGA
- the bamA gene encoding outer membrane protein assembly factor BamA, which produces MESKRGSRLIRHKRISLGVLASAIIAAWTPVSWAAEPFVVKDIRVEGLQRVEPGTVFGYLPVKVGETFSDDKGADAIRALYNTGFFKDVQIRSEDGVLVVQVEERPAISQLEFVGIKEFDKDTLRRSLRAVGVAEARYYDKALIDKAEQELKRQYVARGYYAADIQTTITPVDRNRVSVVFNVDEGPVAKIRQINIVGNKAFKESTLRDEMQLSTPNWLSWYTKNDLYSKQKLTADLEALRSYYLNRGYLEFAIESTQVSITPDKKDIFLTLNIKEGDQYKVSDIRLAGELLGKQAEMEKLLKLQKGEVFSSEKLTQSTKAITDLLGTYGYAFTTINPQPQIDKEKREVALTLMVDPGRRVYVRRVNVVGNSKTRDEVVRREMRQMESSWFDSEKLTQSQARINRTGYFTDTNITTEDVPGAPDQVDVNVNVTEKPTGQISLGLGFSSTDKLVLQAGLRQDNVFGSGTSLGLDVNTAKSFRTISLTQYDPYFTVDGISRSTDIYYRTSRPLYYTGDQDYKIVSEGGNVKFGVPFTETDTVFFGIGYERTQVTISPNTPIQYGQWLTKIGKSSGDPINNFPFTIGWARDRRDSALVPTKGPYTQANLEVGVPGGDTQYYRASVQQQYFYPLSKAFTLAFNGEVAYGHGYGNTPFPVFKNFYAGGIGSVRGYQTSTLGKKDQNGNPIGGASKMIGNVEFIFPLPGSGVDRTLRLFTFFDFGNVYEEGAPLLFSQLKYSTGLGMSWLSPIGPLKISVGFPLKKDETDKVQRFQFQIGTAF; this is translated from the coding sequence ATGGAATCAAAGAGGGGATCAAGATTGATCAGACATAAGCGCATCTCGCTGGGCGTGCTGGCGAGTGCCATCATCGCGGCCTGGACCCCAGTGAGTTGGGCCGCGGAGCCATTCGTCGTCAAGGACATTCGTGTCGAGGGCCTGCAGCGGGTCGAGCCGGGTACGGTGTTCGGCTACCTGCCGGTCAAGGTCGGCGAAACCTTCAGCGACGACAAGGGCGCGGACGCCATTCGTGCCCTGTATAACACCGGGTTCTTCAAGGATGTCCAGATTCGTTCCGAGGACGGCGTGCTGGTGGTCCAGGTGGAAGAACGTCCTGCCATCTCCCAGCTCGAGTTCGTCGGCATCAAGGAATTCGACAAGGACACCCTGCGCCGCTCGCTGCGCGCAGTGGGCGTGGCCGAGGCCCGGTACTACGACAAGGCCCTGATCGACAAGGCAGAGCAGGAGCTCAAGCGCCAGTACGTGGCGCGCGGCTACTATGCCGCCGACATCCAGACCACGATCACCCCGGTCGACCGCAATCGCGTGTCGGTGGTGTTCAATGTCGACGAAGGTCCTGTGGCCAAGATCCGCCAGATCAATATCGTCGGCAACAAGGCCTTCAAGGAAAGCACGCTGCGCGATGAAATGCAGCTGTCGACCCCGAACTGGCTGTCCTGGTACACCAAGAACGACCTGTATTCCAAGCAAAAGCTCACTGCCGACCTGGAAGCGCTGCGTTCGTACTACCTGAACCGCGGCTACCTCGAGTTCGCCATTGAATCGACGCAGGTGTCGATCACGCCGGACAAGAAGGACATCTTCCTGACGCTGAACATCAAGGAAGGGGACCAGTACAAGGTATCGGACATCCGCCTGGCGGGCGAGCTGCTCGGCAAGCAGGCCGAGATGGAAAAACTGCTCAAGCTGCAGAAGGGCGAGGTCTTCTCGTCCGAGAAGCTGACCCAGAGCACCAAGGCCATTACCGACCTGCTGGGCACCTACGGCTACGCGTTCACCACCATCAACCCGCAGCCGCAGATCGACAAGGAAAAGCGTGAAGTCGCGCTGACCCTGATGGTCGATCCGGGCCGTCGCGTCTATGTGCGCCGCGTCAACGTGGTGGGCAACAGCAAGACGCGCGACGAAGTGGTGCGCCGCGAAATGCGCCAGATGGAAAGCTCGTGGTTCGACAGCGAAAAGCTGACGCAATCGCAGGCCCGTATCAACCGTACCGGCTACTTCACCGACACCAACATCACCACCGAGGACGTGCCCGGCGCGCCCGACCAGGTCGATGTGAACGTCAACGTGACCGAGAAGCCGACCGGGCAGATCAGCCTGGGCCTTGGCTTCTCCTCGACGGACAAGCTGGTGCTGCAGGCCGGCCTGCGCCAGGACAACGTGTTCGGCTCGGGTACCAGCCTTGGCCTGGACGTGAACACCGCGAAGTCCTTCCGCACGATCTCGCTGACGCAATACGATCCGTATTTCACGGTGGACGGCATCAGCCGCTCGACCGATATCTACTACCGTACGTCGCGGCCGCTGTATTACACCGGCGACCAGGACTACAAGATCGTTTCGGAGGGCGGCAACGTCAAGTTCGGCGTGCCGTTCACGGAAACGGATACCGTGTTCTTCGGCATCGGCTACGAGCGCACCCAGGTGACCATCTCGCCGAACACGCCGATCCAGTACGGCCAGTGGCTGACCAAGATCGGCAAGTCCAGTGGCGACCCGATCAACAACTTCCCGTTCACGATCGGCTGGGCCCGCGACCGCCGCGACAGCGCGCTGGTCCCGACCAAGGGGCCCTACACGCAGGCAAACCTCGAAGTGGGTGTGCCCGGTGGCGATACGCAGTACTATCGCGCCAGTGTGCAACAGCAGTATTTCTATCCGCTGTCGAAGGCCTTTACCCTGGCCTTCAACGGTGAGGTGGCTTACGGTCACGGCTACGGCAATACGCCGTTCCCGGTGTTCAAGAACTTCTACGCCGGCGGTATCGGCTCGGTTCGCGGCTACCAGACCAGCACGCTGGGCAAGAAGGACCAGAACGGCAACCCGATTGGCGGCGCTTCCAAGATGATCGGCAACGTCGAATTCATCTTCCCGCTGCCGGGTTCGGGTGTGGACCGGACGCTGCGCCTGTTCACCTTCTTCGACTTCGGTAACGTGTACGAAGAAGGCGCGCCGCTGCTGTTCAGCCAGCTCAAGTATTCGACGGGCCTGGGCATGTCCTGGCTGTCGCCGATCGGTCCGCTCAAGATCAGCGTGGGCTTCCCGCTGAAGAAGGACGAGACCGACAAGGTACAGCGCTTCCAGTTCCAGATCGGTACTGCGTTCTGA